The Leclercia sp. S52 genome has a segment encoding these proteins:
- a CDS encoding ATP-binding protein — translation MNRTRFASKSENSSLWNWICRKVISLAVGSIILIAFCMWLRFYIDSKWHEYRMPADVRAELARLVKDPEQNINRYHAIIDRWYGVDYWPPGMGITDWLILAVLVLIVMPVIFTLTLRTARPLSVQISALANAAKSVAQGSFGNNVTIPEHLPLELRSLSESFNGMSMQLERYEKELKKSHVAMAHELRSPLTAATGRLQGMLDGVFEPNETQLKMVMRQLNELNRLVEDLHLLKLADAGQLNLNIVPAGLSEIVREKMAWIAPSAGRAGMSIQHTQNLMLSGMVDPYRIGQVFLILMDNALRYAAEGGVLEISYEATPDTVSVIFRDKGPAVPDELLDDIFTPFVREEVSRSRHSGGSGLGLSIARAICEAHGGRLEVEKHEKGGLVFRVSLRKA, via the coding sequence ATGAACCGCACACGCTTTGCCTCAAAAAGTGAAAATAGCTCCCTGTGGAACTGGATTTGCCGCAAGGTGATTTCGCTGGCCGTCGGCAGTATTATCCTGATCGCGTTCTGTATGTGGCTGCGCTTTTATATCGACAGCAAGTGGCATGAGTATCGGATGCCAGCTGACGTCAGGGCAGAACTGGCCAGGCTGGTTAAGGATCCTGAACAGAACATCAATCGCTATCACGCGATCATCGATCGCTGGTACGGGGTTGATTACTGGCCACCGGGGATGGGGATCACTGACTGGCTAATCCTCGCGGTGCTGGTCCTTATTGTCATGCCTGTCATTTTTACGCTGACGCTGAGAACCGCCCGCCCGCTTTCCGTGCAGATAAGCGCGCTGGCAAATGCCGCTAAATCGGTTGCCCAGGGCAGTTTTGGCAATAACGTCACCATCCCGGAGCACCTGCCTCTGGAATTACGCAGCCTTAGTGAAAGTTTTAACGGCATGTCGATGCAGCTTGAACGATATGAAAAGGAGCTCAAAAAATCCCATGTTGCCATGGCTCATGAACTCCGTTCTCCGCTGACCGCCGCAACAGGCAGGCTCCAGGGGATGCTCGACGGCGTATTTGAGCCCAACGAAACCCAGTTAAAAATGGTTATGCGACAGCTTAACGAGCTAAACCGGCTGGTTGAAGATCTGCACTTATTGAAGCTTGCTGATGCCGGCCAGTTGAATCTGAACATTGTTCCTGCCGGTCTGAGTGAGATTGTCAGGGAGAAAATGGCCTGGATTGCGCCTTCTGCCGGGCGCGCTGGGATGTCTATCCAACACACTCAGAACCTGATGCTTAGCGGCATGGTAGACCCTTATCGTATCGGGCAGGTCTTCCTGATCCTGATGGATAACGCACTACGGTATGCCGCAGAGGGTGGCGTGCTTGAAATTAGCTATGAGGCTACGCCTGACACCGTATCGGTTATTTTCAGGGACAAAGGTCCCGCCGTACCGGATGAACTGCTTGACGATATCTTCACACCCTTTGTTCGGGAAGAGGTCTCCCGCTCGAGGCATTCAGGGGGTTCAGGGCTGGGGCTTTCTATTGCGCGGGCAATCTGTGAAGCCCACGGAGGAAGGCTGGAGGTTGAGAAGCATGAAAAAGGTGGACTGGTCTTCAGGGTATCGTTGAGAAAAGCGTAA
- a CDS encoding Mig-14 family protein, which produces MSLKHAITGWESCGFDVYAETYQKYGGSVNMHPGIVEFFMRKGQRDFSFWQYRKNGAVCAAYFTVNNKEVGLNVWREYPVSFDEVMLPVSAEQKIWLPDKTNRLSSRHRDNIINSTFFYRTKRRICRVKTAFSGKTSKKRNGELRKFMGMGGQCYRLSDMSPKEIAGLYVRLFKLRFADRVRCYEEEKIEALLSAVPQLIFGNVLFYADAPCAIDLVLSAGSDSLVYFDVPNGGVDPKYSTFSPGSMLMWANISDARNLCSAQEKEMVFSIGLYEQEWEYKLRWADTAKTGKVIGF; this is translated from the coding sequence ATGAGTCTGAAGCACGCCATTACAGGGTGGGAGTCCTGTGGTTTTGATGTTTATGCTGAAACATACCAGAAGTATGGCGGTAGCGTTAATATGCACCCCGGCATTGTTGAGTTTTTTATGAGAAAAGGTCAGCGTGATTTTTCCTTCTGGCAATACCGTAAAAATGGTGCAGTCTGCGCAGCGTATTTTACAGTTAATAATAAAGAGGTGGGGCTGAACGTCTGGCGGGAATATCCGGTATCCTTCGATGAAGTCATGCTTCCTGTTTCGGCAGAACAGAAAATCTGGTTGCCTGATAAGACTAACCGTTTGTCATCCCGTCATCGTGACAACATCATTAATTCAACTTTCTTCTACAGAACAAAACGGCGGATATGTCGGGTGAAAACCGCGTTTTCAGGCAAAACCAGCAAGAAACGAAACGGAGAGTTGAGAAAGTTTATGGGCATGGGCGGGCAGTGCTATCGCCTGTCAGATATGTCACCAAAAGAGATAGCCGGGCTGTATGTACGACTGTTTAAGCTGCGGTTTGCGGACAGGGTGCGCTGCTATGAAGAGGAGAAGATTGAGGCACTGCTATCCGCCGTACCGCAGCTAATTTTTGGTAATGTGTTGTTCTATGCCGATGCGCCATGTGCGATTGATCTGGTGCTCAGTGCGGGTAGTGATAGCCTGGTCTATTTTGACGTGCCAAACGGCGGCGTTGATCCGAAATATTCGACATTCAGCCCGGGAAGCATGCTGATGTGGGCCAATATTTCAGATGCGCGTAACCTGTGCTCTGCTCAGGAAAAAGAGATGGTGTTCTCTATAGGGCTGTATGAGCAAGAGTGGGAATATAAATTACGGTGGGCCGATACCGCGAAGACAGGTAAAGTGATTGGCTTTTAA
- a CDS encoding TolC family protein, producing MSDALAGQLSLKKQTLQAAASFDTAREQYRMAEATRDAGQISNEAVLQKNNELLAVRQQMLDARLKYLIQGIKLFSVLGGDNSI from the coding sequence GTGTCTGACGCTCTGGCGGGGCAGTTATCCCTGAAAAAACAGACCCTCCAGGCAGCAGCGTCTTTTGATACTGCCCGGGAGCAGTACCGGATGGCTGAAGCCACGCGGGATGCCGGCCAGATCAGCAACGAAGCGGTACTGCAAAAAAACAACGAGCTGCTTGCGGTGCGGCAACAGATGCTGGATGCGCGGCTGAAATACCTGATTCAGGGTATAAAACTTTTTTCCGTCCTCGGCGGGGATAATTCAATTTAA
- a CDS encoding efflux transporter outer membrane subunit: protein MVVPVAIKLHVSAIVAMTSLLLSGCTMVPAYERPHAPLPLSWSAGETSVEEGSTQALAGPFFRDSKLQQLITLTIANNKDLELSALNLQKYGVQYGVEKLSGLPGITLTAEETAAHEPAGIFDTLDTGSVTYHQYDVKLVSASWEIDFWGRLRSLREASLNNYLAADASSRALKISLIEQVVSAYLIYLADRENIDIARQKLNNVLQLRHMEQRAFAAGGLTQNNLMDADSAVNDARIGLYQMQLQAQQDLNALQLLVGSPLPDSLLIVSPEHDWAFPLLKAGIPSEVLLKRPDIIAAEYQLKAANARIGAARAAFFPSVSLSAEGGSSTADLSKLLSAGTANWIFVPTIALPIFDGGKNQANLSMAELNKKE, encoded by the coding sequence ATGGTGGTTCCGGTAGCGATAAAGCTTCATGTATCAGCCATTGTGGCAATGACCTCTTTATTACTTTCTGGCTGTACGATGGTACCGGCCTATGAGAGGCCGCACGCCCCGTTACCGCTATCCTGGTCAGCGGGAGAGACGTCTGTCGAAGAGGGCAGTACGCAGGCTTTAGCCGGGCCTTTTTTCAGGGACAGCAAGCTACAGCAGCTGATAACGCTGACCATCGCCAACAACAAGGATCTCGAACTCTCGGCGCTGAACCTGCAAAAATACGGCGTACAGTACGGGGTTGAGAAACTGTCCGGGCTGCCGGGTATCACTTTGACGGCAGAAGAAACCGCCGCACATGAGCCCGCAGGTATTTTTGATACCCTTGATACCGGGTCGGTGACTTACCATCAGTACGACGTGAAGCTGGTCTCCGCTTCCTGGGAGATCGATTTCTGGGGCCGTTTGCGCAGCCTCCGGGAAGCCTCCCTTAATAACTATCTGGCGGCTGATGCGTCATCCCGAGCCCTGAAAATCAGCCTTATTGAGCAGGTGGTCAGCGCTTATCTGATCTATCTTGCCGATCGGGAAAACATCGATATTGCTCGCCAGAAGCTGAACAATGTTCTGCAACTGCGTCACATGGAACAACGGGCCTTCGCGGCCGGTGGCCTGACCCAAAATAACCTGATGGATGCCGACAGTGCCGTGAACGACGCACGCATAGGTTTGTATCAGATGCAGTTGCAGGCGCAGCAGGATCTTAACGCGCTTCAGCTACTGGTCGGCTCCCCGCTGCCCGATTCGCTGCTCATTGTCTCCCCGGAGCATGACTGGGCGTTTCCGCTACTGAAAGCCGGGATCCCGTCCGAGGTGTTGCTTAAACGCCCCGATATTATTGCCGCGGAGTATCAGTTAAAAGCGGCCAATGCACGTATCGGCGCGGCGAGAGCAGCGTTTTTCCCTTCTGTTTCCCTTTCCGCCGAAGGCGGTTCGTCTACAGCTGACCTGAGCAAACTGCTTTCCGCTGGCACCGCTAACTGGATCTTTGTCCCCACGATCGCGCTACCTATTTTCGATGGCGGTAAGAATCAGGCCAACCTCAGCATGGCTGAACTCAATAAAAAAGAGTGA
- a CDS encoding efflux RND transporter periplasmic adaptor subunit: protein MLIVTGLVLTGCDEPVRETPPQRQVRTWVATQQHLPATTWTGTIEPAEEVTLQFRLDGRLATRPVDVGSRVTKDQVVATLTGSQSKEDTAAILAEYQEALAAEHSGRLALERVQKLYTIGTASRAQLEEARASMATLSARKIRAQAQKSGALNESGFSALTSPFAGVVTRYFFSPGQNIAAGQDVVKIASDTAEVEFSVPAHVSTHLHPGDVLSVNTDGVWSEARVRYVSPQLDNVTRTSLVRAKLDSSDDAPVFGRAVTIGLKTSGKLYFPVPASSLTRSGNHPAVFVVNPQTGKLEFRQVVIDRYSADRVWISQGLASGERVVTAGVSTLESGENVAIIAGETK from the coding sequence TTGCTGATTGTCACAGGTCTGGTTCTCACGGGATGCGACGAACCTGTCCGTGAGACACCGCCACAGCGTCAGGTCAGGACCTGGGTTGCCACACAGCAGCACCTGCCCGCGACAACATGGACGGGCACCATTGAGCCTGCAGAGGAAGTGACGCTGCAGTTCCGTCTGGATGGCCGGTTGGCGACCCGGCCCGTGGATGTGGGCAGCAGAGTAACAAAGGACCAGGTGGTGGCCACGCTTACCGGTTCGCAGAGCAAAGAGGATACGGCCGCTATCCTTGCGGAATATCAGGAGGCACTGGCCGCTGAGCATAGCGGCCGACTGGCGCTGGAGCGGGTACAAAAGCTCTATACCATTGGCACCGCTTCGCGTGCGCAGCTGGAGGAAGCCCGGGCATCGATGGCCACGCTTTCTGCCCGCAAAATCCGGGCGCAGGCGCAAAAATCAGGCGCACTCAATGAGTCGGGATTCAGCGCCTTGACCTCGCCATTCGCAGGTGTCGTGACGCGTTATTTCTTCTCTCCCGGGCAAAATATCGCCGCCGGGCAGGATGTGGTCAAAATTGCCTCTGATACGGCGGAAGTCGAGTTTAGCGTTCCGGCGCATGTGAGCACTCACCTGCATCCGGGCGATGTTTTGTCAGTTAATACGGATGGCGTCTGGTCTGAAGCCCGGGTTCGCTATGTCTCCCCGCAACTCGATAACGTCACCCGCACCAGCCTGGTCAGGGCGAAGCTGGACTCCTCCGATGATGCGCCAGTATTTGGCCGGGCGGTAACGATCGGGTTGAAGACCTCAGGCAAACTCTATTTCCCCGTCCCGGCCTCGTCCCTGACGCGCTCAGGGAACCACCCTGCCGTTTTTGTCGTTAACCCTCAGACCGGCAAACTTGAATTTCGACAGGTTGTTATCGACCGTTATTCAGCAGACAGGGTGTGGATTTCTCAGGGGCTGGCTTCAGGCGAGCGCGTTGTCACTGCGGGTGTGAGTACCCTGGAAAGCGGCGAGAACGTGGCGATTATCGCTGGAGAGACAAAATGA
- a CDS encoding GNAT family N-acetyltransferase, with translation MALTRAAALNDIPSLQTLFLQLGYQTEPENLKRHITEANTGFNVLVAEAEQGVCGVIVVNFITPVHENGLWALISALVIDESARGTGIGQKLLIAAEQHALDKGCTQMELSSSERRVRAHHFYENNGYQEVRKRFVKRLADPPAV, from the coding sequence ATGGCCTTAACAAGGGCGGCAGCGTTAAACGATATTCCCTCTCTGCAAACGCTTTTTCTGCAGTTGGGCTACCAGACAGAGCCTGAGAACCTGAAACGACACATTACTGAAGCAAATACCGGTTTCAACGTGTTAGTGGCTGAAGCAGAACAGGGCGTTTGCGGCGTGATTGTGGTGAACTTTATCACCCCTGTGCATGAGAATGGCCTGTGGGCATTGATCTCCGCCCTGGTGATCGATGAGTCTGCAAGAGGAACAGGGATAGGCCAGAAACTCCTTATCGCCGCTGAGCAGCACGCCCTTGATAAAGGCTGTACGCAGATGGAGCTTTCGAGCAGTGAAAGACGCGTCAGGGCGCACCATTTTTATGAAAATAACGGTTATCAGGAGGTCAGGAAGCGCTTCGTTAAGCGCCTCGCCGATCCTCCTGCTGTGTGA
- a CDS encoding LysR family transcriptional regulator, translated as MDHLLAIRTFQRIVETHSFTKAAAHLGLPRSTVSKMLRELEAHLGIKLLQRTTRSITLTTEGAEYYRKVSKIVAKLDETEGALRDMGAAAKGRLRIDLHSSLANFVLLPILEEFRERYPRIQLALGIGDRPVNLIEEGVDCVIRAGELADSSLVARTLYKDRLLTCASPGYLKQYGVPENLSELENGHRIVGYFSAATGEAWPLRFRGRGGDSLIARFDIAANDSATLTGMLLHGMGIGQTHASVARRFVESGELVPILENITSTQFPVSLIYPPTKQLNARLRLFIDWMVERFSGDRPN; from the coding sequence ATGGATCATCTGTTAGCTATACGCACATTTCAGCGCATCGTTGAGACGCACTCTTTCACAAAGGCCGCAGCACACCTCGGATTGCCGCGCTCCACTGTCAGCAAAATGCTCAGGGAACTGGAAGCACATTTGGGCATAAAGCTTCTGCAACGTACGACCCGTTCGATCACCTTAACGACCGAGGGGGCCGAGTATTACCGCAAGGTCAGCAAAATTGTCGCGAAGCTGGATGAGACCGAGGGTGCCCTGCGGGATATGGGGGCCGCAGCGAAAGGCAGGCTGCGAATCGATCTTCACTCCTCATTGGCCAACTTTGTCCTGCTCCCCATCCTGGAGGAGTTTCGCGAGCGTTATCCCCGGATCCAGCTGGCGCTGGGGATAGGCGATCGCCCGGTAAACCTCATCGAGGAAGGTGTTGACTGCGTGATTCGTGCCGGTGAACTGGCGGATTCGTCATTGGTAGCGCGAACCTTATATAAAGATCGCTTACTGACCTGCGCCAGCCCCGGCTACCTTAAGCAGTATGGCGTCCCCGAAAACCTGTCTGAGCTTGAAAATGGGCACAGGATCGTCGGGTATTTCAGCGCCGCTACAGGTGAGGCCTGGCCTCTGCGTTTCCGCGGTCGGGGAGGGGATAGCCTGATCGCCCGCTTCGATATTGCCGCAAATGACAGCGCCACGCTGACAGGTATGCTGCTTCACGGCATGGGGATCGGACAAACACATGCTTCCGTCGCCAGGCGCTTTGTGGAATCAGGCGAGCTTGTACCCATTCTTGAAAACATAACCAGCACGCAATTTCCGGTCTCACTGATCTACCCCCCGACCAAACAGCTCAATGCGCGCCTGCGATTATTCATTGACTGGATGGTGGAGCGGTTCTCCGGCGATCGGCCCAACTAA
- a CDS encoding nitroreductase family protein: protein MLWTPQVEALLSHKSVRSFLPEALPEGAIETMVAAAQSASNSSSLNQWSLVAVTDPALKQQIADRVARSVPVARIPWIEEAPALLLWVADLSRGAEITQGAGKEPVVLDYLDSFLMASIDAALAAQNAAVAAESLGLGIVYLGVMRNIAKELAEMVNLPQHSFITFGMAAGVPDPARSSSIRPRPAQPAVLHYNQYQQDPDRAWLSDYEAAYQTFRKRQNMSEKTWAGAVVESATSMDYLGGRKALRETVIQRGFSLK from the coding sequence ATGCTCTGGACGCCGCAGGTCGAAGCCCTGCTGAGCCACAAATCCGTCAGGTCATTTCTGCCTGAAGCGCTTCCCGAGGGAGCCATTGAGACGATGGTCGCTGCGGCGCAGTCAGCATCCAACTCCTCTTCCCTGAACCAGTGGAGCCTGGTGGCAGTAACGGATCCGGCGCTAAAACAGCAAATCGCAGACCGGGTAGCGCGTTCGGTACCGGTGGCGCGTATTCCGTGGATTGAAGAGGCCCCCGCGTTATTACTCTGGGTGGCGGACCTGTCGCGTGGTGCCGAAATCACACAGGGTGCCGGGAAAGAGCCGGTGGTGCTCGACTACCTCGACTCCTTCCTGATGGCCTCCATTGACGCCGCGCTTGCAGCCCAGAATGCCGCAGTGGCAGCAGAATCGCTCGGTCTTGGGATCGTCTATCTCGGCGTGATGCGTAACATTGCGAAAGAGCTGGCGGAGATGGTAAACCTGCCTCAGCACAGCTTTATCACCTTTGGCATGGCGGCAGGCGTGCCCGATCCCGCACGGAGCAGCAGTATTCGCCCACGGCCTGCTCAGCCTGCGGTGTTGCATTATAACCAGTACCAACAGGATCCTGATCGTGCCTGGCTTAGCGATTACGAAGCGGCTTATCAGACGTTCCGTAAGCGTCAGAATATGAGTGAGAAAACATGGGCGGGCGCCGTGGTTGAATCAGCGACCAGCATGGATTATTTAGGCGGCAGAAAGGCGTTGCGTGAAACGGTTATCCAGCGAGGTTTCTCGTTAAAATAG
- a CDS encoding helix-turn-helix domain-containing protein: protein MSTKLEERQRQRQDEIIIAARRCFRASGFHAASMSQIAGEAKLSVGQIYRYFSNKDAIIEEMIRRIIDSRIEEMQGKTLVEGMPQALAWRQTLSEDDDALMLEMSAEATRNPQVAAMLIEAEARMFTNACEHLKKQFPHLSDEHIRCCVEITAVMIEGTIYRRLTPLKVPSEQLEPIYQNILKLLFSAK from the coding sequence ATGAGCACAAAACTGGAAGAACGACAGAGACAGCGCCAGGACGAGATCATCATCGCCGCGCGACGCTGCTTTCGCGCCAGCGGATTTCATGCCGCCAGCATGTCGCAAATCGCCGGCGAGGCGAAGCTCAGCGTCGGGCAAATCTATCGTTATTTCAGTAACAAAGACGCCATTATCGAAGAGATGATCCGCCGCATCATCGACTCGCGCATCGAGGAGATGCAGGGCAAAACCCTGGTGGAAGGGATGCCGCAGGCGCTCGCCTGGCGACAGACCCTCAGCGAAGACGATGACGCGCTGATGCTTGAGATGTCCGCCGAGGCGACGCGTAACCCGCAGGTGGCCGCCATGCTGATCGAGGCGGAAGCCCGGATGTTTACCAACGCCTGTGAACATCTGAAAAAGCAGTTTCCCCACCTGAGCGATGAACATATTCGCTGCTGCGTGGAAATCACCGCGGTGATGATCGAGGGGACCATTTACCGTCGACTCACGCCGTTAAAAGTTCCCTCAGAACAATTAGAGCCCATTTATCAGAATATTCTAAAACTACTTTTCTCTGCGAAGTAA
- a CDS encoding efflux RND transporter periplasmic adaptor subunit, producing the protein MKTRITSIAALLLLTGCDNAQTSAPQRPLPEVGIVTLMSQPVPVVSELTGRTTAAMSAEVRPQVGGIIQKRLFTEGDSVKAGQALYQIDPSSYRAAYNEAAAALKQAQALVQADCQKAQRYAQLVKDDGVSRQDAEDAKSTCAQDKASVESKKAAQESARINLNWTTITAPIAGRIGISSVTPGALVTAQQDTALATVRGLDSMYVDLTRSSADLLRLRKQTLATNSDTLSVALTLEDGSTYSEKGRLALTEVAVDESTGSVTLRAVFPNPQHQLLPGMFVRARVDEGIMSDAILAPQQGITRDAKGAATALVVNASNKVEQRQLETGDTYGDKWLVLSGLKAGDKLIVEGTDKVTVGQEVKAEEMNTRGGDA; encoded by the coding sequence ATGAAAACCAGAATCACCTCCATCGCGGCATTACTCCTCCTGACGGGGTGCGATAATGCGCAAACATCTGCCCCCCAGCGTCCTCTTCCGGAAGTGGGGATTGTCACCCTGATGAGCCAGCCGGTGCCCGTCGTCAGCGAGCTGACCGGTCGCACCACCGCCGCCATGAGCGCCGAAGTGCGCCCGCAGGTGGGCGGCATTATTCAAAAAAGGCTCTTCACCGAAGGTGATAGCGTCAAAGCCGGACAGGCGCTGTATCAGATCGATCCCTCCAGCTACCGCGCCGCGTACAACGAAGCCGCCGCGGCGCTGAAGCAGGCGCAAGCGCTGGTGCAGGCCGACTGCCAGAAAGCCCAGCGCTATGCGCAGCTGGTGAAAGACGACGGCGTATCGCGCCAGGACGCGGAAGATGCCAAATCCACCTGTGCGCAGGACAAAGCCAGCGTCGAGTCAAAGAAAGCCGCGCAGGAGAGCGCCCGCATTAACCTCAACTGGACCACCATTACTGCGCCCATTGCCGGACGCATCGGGATCTCCTCCGTCACGCCTGGCGCACTGGTCACCGCCCAGCAGGATACCGCCCTGGCCACCGTTCGCGGGCTGGACAGCATGTATGTCGATCTCACCCGCTCCAGCGCCGATCTGCTGCGCCTACGCAAACAAACCCTCGCCACCAACAGCGATACGCTGAGCGTGGCGTTAACCCTGGAAGATGGCAGCACCTACAGCGAAAAAGGCCGCCTGGCGCTAACCGAAGTGGCGGTGGATGAATCAACCGGTTCGGTCACCCTGCGCGCCGTCTTTCCGAATCCGCAGCATCAGCTTCTGCCGGGGATGTTTGTCCGCGCCAGAGTGGATGAAGGCATCATGAGTGACGCCATCCTCGCCCCGCAGCAGGGCATCACCCGCGACGCCAAAGGTGCGGCCACTGCGCTGGTGGTGAACGCCAGCAACAAAGTCGAGCAGCGCCAGCTGGAGACGGGCGACACCTACGGCGACAAATGGCTGGTCCTCAGCGGCCTCAAGGCCGGCGATAAGCTGATTGTGGAGGGCACCGACAAAGTCACCGTCGGTCAGGAAGTGAAAGCCGAAGAGATGAACACCCGCGGAGGAGACGCCTGA